A single Triticum dicoccoides isolate Atlit2015 ecotype Zavitan chromosome 2A, WEW_v2.0, whole genome shotgun sequence DNA region contains:
- the LOC119357857 gene encoding uncharacterized protein LOC119357857 — translation MVDEAAVHQVSPLLALMSKEEARHCFFDFMTKVTQYEELVDAGKMFLVKFRQELEHFRRPMIPMESDAVSQLVKSNYTDRLRSYLEAGCHLQHQSIRNINQLESCCLIINLADMFFHLDFFLCARGNKWVGPLVKPTMLKYCAWWLLWQQGTTAISIFSTILRGKIEDHINKVKQLRRSNLFRAKVLIEELECLAEDVYSTTLTASLSILEASDCFDDDDNLPADSCEDEGQSVDPLDSAVSYSSVMILVHNMLKLDYSMQEKIVKALCLKTPSSELDGYCLMWDLRPYIDDNVMQLAWKFIS, via the exons ATGGTGGATGAAGCAGCAGTACATCAGGTGTCCCCGCTGTTGGCGCTAATGTCCAAGGAGGAAGCTCGGCACTGCTTCTTTGATTTCATGACCAA GGTTACGCAATATGAGGAGCTAGTTGATGCCGGAAAAATGTTTCTTGTAAAGTTCCGTCAGGAATTAG AGCATTTTCGAAGACCAATGATTCCCATGGAATCGGATGCTGTCAGTCAGTTAGTCAAATCTAACTACACTGATCGACTGAGGTCCTATCTTGAAGCAGGCTGCCACCTTCAGCACCAAAGTATCCGGAATATTAACCAGT TGGAGAGCTGCTGTTTAATTATTAATCTAGCAGATATGTTTTTCCATTTGGATTTCTTCCTG TGTGCTCGCGGGAACAAATGGGTAGGCCCTCTTGTGAAACCCACGATGCTGAAGTATTGTGCATGGTGGTTACTGTGGCAGCAGGGCACAACTGCAATATCTATATTCAG TACAATCTTGCGAGGAAAAATTGAGGACCATATAAATAAAG taAAACAGCTGCGACGGTCGAATTTATTCAGAG CTAAAGTTTTGATTGAAGAACTTGAATGCCTGGCCGAGGATGTTTATAGCACTACGCTAACAGCCAGCCTTAGTATCTTAGAAGCTTCAGATTGCTTTGATGATGATGATAACCTGCCAGCAGATTCTTGTGAG GATGAAGGGCAGTCTGTGGATCCGCTGGACAGCGCAGTATCTTACTCGAGCGTTATGATTCTGGTTCACAATATGTTAAAGTTGGATTATTCGATGCAG GAGAAGATAGTCAAGGCACTGTGCCTTAAAACACCATCGTCGGAGCTAGATGGCTATTGTCTAATGTGGGACTTGCGGCCGTATATTGATGACAATGTGATGCAGCTTGCCTGGAAATTCATTTCGTAG